From a region of the Pontixanthobacter gangjinensis genome:
- a CDS encoding phosphatidate cytidylyltransferase produces MISLTGSGVLADGEATKKKSDLPVRFASAIVMLVICGFALLRGGNALLLFILIVTGVALLEYLRLVVKAFGAKSALGGALFCFGVIYFGLAAVTLGRLPSYQVAQLIGIVAAVDVFAYFFGRTIGGPKIAPKISPSKTWAGYIGGSVGASIVFFFAGSHQSRICESLTPGFPSGFDDRCHFADYPMNIELLVWAIVVGLIIAAIAQSGDFFESWLKRRAGMKDSSRLIPGHGGVLDRVDGLVAVTFVIGAVGLIAS; encoded by the coding sequence ATGATTTCGCTGACCGGGAGCGGCGTTTTGGCGGACGGTGAAGCGACCAAAAAGAAGTCCGACCTTCCGGTAAGGTTTGCGTCGGCAATTGTGATGCTAGTAATATGCGGCTTTGCGCTTCTTCGGGGCGGGAATGCCCTCCTACTATTCATTCTAATAGTGACTGGCGTTGCTCTACTTGAGTACCTGAGATTGGTGGTAAAAGCATTCGGCGCTAAAAGCGCGCTAGGGGGGGCGCTTTTTTGCTTTGGCGTAATCTATTTTGGTCTCGCTGCAGTAACGCTTGGGCGATTACCTAGCTACCAAGTTGCTCAATTAATTGGGATTGTCGCCGCTGTTGATGTTTTTGCATATTTTTTCGGGCGGACAATTGGTGGTCCAAAGATTGCGCCGAAAATCAGTCCGTCAAAAACATGGGCTGGTTATATTGGAGGCTCTGTAGGCGCCTCTATTGTGTTCTTTTTTGCAGGAAGCCATCAGAGTCGCATATGTGAATCGCTGACGCCGGGCTTTCCAAGTGGTTTTGATGACCGATGCCATTTCGCGGACTATCCTATGAATATTGAGCTGCTGGTTTGGGCAATAGTGGTAGGACTAATAATCGCTGCAATTGCCCAATCCGGTGACTTTTTCGAAAGCTGGCTCAAGCGTCGCGCTGGAATGAAAGATTCCTCGCGCCTGATTCCCGGACATGGCGGTGTTTTAGATCGGGTCGATGGGCTTGTGGCTGTCACATTCGTCATCGGGGCTGTCGGGCTGATAGCTTCATGA
- the rseP gene encoding RIP metalloprotease RseP — MWPVGFLLVLGPLVTLHELGHYLVGRFFGVKAEAFSVGFGKELAGFNDKHGTRWKLSMLPLGGYVQFKGDMNPASIPDAAALDDLAPEEKDGNFHHAALWKRALIVLAGPVTNLVVAVLIFAGFNMIYGKVVTLDAAQTNVVGSFSDGSAAKEAGLKVGDRIVAIDGDNVYQFNEVVEKIVLYPGKEIDITIERSGAALTLPVKISDVTESDRFGNEARVGRIGVYSAEQRREPVAVGEAVGLAFDQTAGLMRMMVTGIVQIVTGDRSVRELGGPIKIAKYSGEQLSLGWPTFISFAALISLNLAFINLLPIPALDGGHLAFYAVEAVRRKPAGARGTEWAYRMGVALVLMLMIFVTINDVVSLPFFQS; from the coding sequence ATGTGGCCTGTCGGCTTCCTGCTTGTGCTCGGCCCGCTTGTGACACTTCACGAGCTTGGACATTATCTTGTCGGGCGGTTCTTTGGCGTGAAGGCAGAGGCTTTCTCTGTCGGCTTCGGTAAAGAGTTGGCAGGATTTAACGACAAGCATGGTACGCGCTGGAAATTGTCGATGCTCCCGCTTGGCGGGTATGTTCAATTCAAAGGCGACATGAATCCGGCCAGCATCCCCGATGCGGCTGCGCTGGATGATCTGGCACCTGAAGAAAAAGACGGTAATTTCCATCACGCCGCGTTGTGGAAACGCGCGCTAATTGTTCTGGCGGGTCCGGTGACCAATTTGGTCGTCGCGGTTCTGATCTTTGCCGGTTTCAATATGATTTATGGCAAAGTGGTGACTTTGGACGCAGCGCAGACCAATGTGGTCGGGTCGTTTTCCGATGGGTCGGCCGCGAAAGAAGCTGGCCTGAAAGTCGGCGATCGGATCGTCGCGATTGATGGGGACAATGTCTATCAATTCAACGAAGTCGTTGAAAAGATTGTTCTGTATCCCGGCAAGGAAATCGACATTACGATCGAACGCAGCGGCGCGGCGTTAACGTTGCCCGTAAAGATAAGCGACGTAACTGAGAGCGATCGTTTCGGGAATGAAGCCCGGGTCGGTCGGATCGGGGTTTATTCAGCTGAACAACGGCGCGAACCTGTCGCCGTGGGAGAGGCTGTGGGATTAGCATTTGACCAAACGGCCGGTCTGATGCGGATGATGGTTACCGGCATTGTCCAAATTGTAACCGGCGACCGATCAGTGCGTGAATTGGGTGGCCCAATAAAAATTGCAAAATACTCAGGCGAACAACTAAGTCTCGGGTGGCCGACCTTTATTAGCTTTGCTGCGCTGATCTCGCTTAATTTGGCATTCATCAACCTGCTGCCAATCCCCGCGCTCGACGGAGGCCATCTGGCATTTTATGCGGTTGAGGCGGTACGCCGCAAGCCAGCGGGTGCACGCGGTACCGAATGGGCTTACCGAATGGGAGTGGCGTTAGTATTGATGCTGATGATATTCGTGACGATAAATGACGTGGTTTCTCTGCCATTTTTCCAGAGCTAG
- the frr gene encoding ribosome recycling factor, with product MAKYNKADIERRMNGAVESLKSDLGGLRTGRANVTLLDPVVCDVYGAHMPLNQVATVSAPEPRMLTVQVWDKANMAAVEKGIAYANLGLNPMIDGQTLRLPMPDLTEERRKELAKLAGKYAENSKIAIRNVRRDGMEALKEDEKKKEISEDDRKRHEDDVQKLTDRFVAECDAAAEAKEKEIMTQ from the coding sequence ATGGCAAAATACAACAAAGCCGACATTGAGCGGCGCATGAACGGCGCAGTTGAATCACTCAAGAGCGATCTTGGCGGCCTGCGGACAGGACGTGCCAATGTGACATTGCTCGACCCCGTTGTGTGCGATGTCTACGGGGCTCACATGCCGCTCAATCAGGTTGCAACCGTGTCCGCGCCAGAGCCTCGCATGCTAACCGTGCAAGTATGGGACAAGGCCAATATGGCCGCTGTTGAGAAGGGGATTGCCTATGCCAATCTTGGCCTCAATCCGATGATTGATGGACAGACTTTGCGCCTGCCAATGCCCGATCTGACCGAGGAACGCCGCAAGGAATTAGCTAAGCTTGCCGGCAAATACGCGGAAAATTCCAAGATCGCGATCCGCAATGTGCGCCGCGACGGAATGGAAGCGCTAAAGGAAGACGAAAAGAAGAAGGAAATCTCCGAAGATGACCGCAAGCGGCACGAGGATGATGTCCAGAAACTGACTGACCGGTTTGTCGCTGAATGTGACGCCGCTGCTGAGGCCAAAGAAAAAGAAATCATGACCCAGTGA
- the dxr gene encoding 1-deoxy-D-xylulose-5-phosphate reductoisomerase yields MTRSLSVLGATGSVGASTLDLIRREHHKWRVVALTANCNSVELAKLAIEFNAEIAVVGDEAYLDELREALFGTNIKAAGGAQALCEAAARPVDISVAAIVGCAGLAPVMAAIEQGGTIALANKEALVSAGEVMTAAVAKHGATLLPVDSEHNAIFQCLQGNDIAEVRWITLTASGGPFREWTQAKLEAATPKQAVAHPNWDMGAKISVDSATMMNKGLEFIEAHHLFPVGLDRLRIVVHPQSVIHSMVEYRDGSTLAQLGPSDMKVPIASCLAWPKRMETGCEPLGLPAIGQLSFFAADEERFPATKLARDAVHAGGAAPATLNAANEVAVAAFLAGQIGFTRIAATVAQTLDRDIEAAPTTLEEVMAVDSRARVRAAEILEIA; encoded by the coding sequence ATGACCCGCTCCCTCTCCGTTCTCGGCGCAACTGGGTCTGTGGGCGCTTCAACGCTCGACCTGATCCGGCGCGAGCACCATAAATGGCGGGTCGTTGCTCTGACAGCGAATTGTAATTCGGTGGAGCTGGCAAAGCTCGCAATCGAGTTTAACGCTGAAATCGCGGTCGTCGGCGATGAGGCATATCTCGACGAATTGCGCGAGGCTTTGTTCGGCACCAATATCAAGGCGGCTGGCGGCGCGCAGGCGTTGTGTGAAGCAGCAGCACGCCCTGTCGATATTTCCGTTGCTGCAATCGTCGGCTGTGCAGGCCTAGCTCCGGTGATGGCGGCGATAGAGCAGGGTGGCACCATCGCGCTCGCCAATAAAGAAGCACTGGTTTCGGCTGGCGAAGTCATGACCGCCGCCGTCGCCAAGCATGGCGCGACGCTGCTGCCGGTCGATTCCGAGCATAATGCGATTTTCCAATGCCTGCAGGGCAATGACATCGCGGAGGTCCGCTGGATCACGCTCACAGCCAGCGGCGGTCCGTTCCGTGAATGGACGCAGGCCAAGCTTGAGGCCGCTACGCCCAAACAAGCTGTCGCGCATCCTAATTGGGATATGGGCGCGAAAATCAGCGTCGACTCGGCCACGATGATGAATAAGGGCCTTGAATTCATCGAAGCGCATCATTTGTTTCCGGTTGGGCTGGACCGCCTCAGGATTGTGGTTCACCCGCAGAGCGTGATTCACTCGATGGTCGAATATCGCGACGGCTCCACGCTGGCGCAGCTTGGCCCCTCGGACATGAAAGTACCGATTGCCTCGTGTCTCGCTTGGCCGAAACGAATGGAAACCGGCTGCGAACCGCTTGGTTTGCCAGCAATCGGCCAATTGTCGTTCTTTGCGGCGGATGAGGAGCGTTTCCCGGCGACCAAACTGGCGCGCGACGCGGTGCATGCAGGCGGGGCGGCTCCGGCTACGCTCAACGCTGCCAATGAAGTGGCGGTCGCCGCCTTCCTCGCGGGTCAGATCGGGTTCACCCGTATCGCGGCAACAGTGGCGCAAACGCTGGATCGCGATATAGAGGCCGCGCCGACTACACTTGAAGAAGTGATGGCGGTCGACAGCAGGGCCCGGGTAAGGGCCGCTGAAATTTTGGAGATTGCCTGA
- the uppS gene encoding polyprenyl diphosphate synthase: protein MSDNSENHAKHVAIIMDGNGRWAKRRHLPRAMGHRQGVEAVRKLVRSVESMGIDCLTLYAFSSENWKRPEEEVGDLMNLLRKFIKSDLPEFIANDVRLKIVGDYKSLAPDIVAQLEDALEKTSGGSRILAVALNYGSQQEIVQAAAKAAVQGEVTEESLAANLYTADLPPLDLLIRTSGEVRLSNFLLWQCAYAEMAFVDVLWPDFTPEHLQQVLDDFADRERRFGGR, encoded by the coding sequence ATGTCGGATAATTCTGAAAACCACGCCAAGCACGTCGCCATTATAATGGACGGCAATGGACGCTGGGCGAAGCGCAGGCATTTGCCGCGCGCGATGGGGCATCGGCAAGGTGTCGAGGCAGTTCGCAAGCTGGTCCGCAGCGTTGAATCGATGGGGATCGATTGCCTGACGCTTTATGCGTTTTCGTCGGAAAATTGGAAACGGCCCGAGGAAGAAGTCGGCGATCTGATGAATCTCCTTCGCAAATTTATCAAATCGGATCTGCCCGAATTTATTGCCAATGATGTCCGGCTGAAAATTGTCGGCGATTACAAATCCTTGGCGCCCGACATTGTCGCGCAGCTTGAAGATGCGCTGGAGAAAACCTCCGGCGGATCGCGCATTCTGGCGGTGGCGCTGAATTACGGATCGCAGCAAGAAATTGTGCAGGCTGCGGCGAAGGCTGCGGTGCAAGGTGAAGTAACCGAGGAGAGCCTTGCTGCGAACCTCTACACAGCTGACCTCCCGCCGCTCGATCTTCTAATTCGTACAAGCGGCGAAGTACGCCTGTCGAACTTCCTACTGTGGCAATGCGCCTATGCGGAAATGGCATTTGTCGATGTGCTGTGGCCCGATTTCACGCCCGAACATTTGCAGCAGGTGCTCGATGATTTCGCTGACCGGGAGCGGCGTTTTGGCGGACGGTGA
- the bamA gene encoding outer membrane protein assembly factor BamA, whose protein sequence is MIGQEMRGETYLPNSRRYALALRCGTILGGVMLGAMPLMAFAQDSEQPGETQVAAPEAPRVDIIKSLSVIGAQRLEPLTIVSYMSLRSGQEYTQAAADQALKELYATELFATASVRNNDGDVIIEVVENPVINRIILEGNNRIKDDKIVPEIKLAPRQIFTRSKVRADTSRIVELYKRQGRFAATVEPKIVELSQNRVDVVYEISEGPKSKVRQINIIGNDVFSDGELRGEMVTKQARFTSFFSSNTSYDPDRLAFDQQKLRQFYLTEGYADFRVISAVAELTPDKEDFIITYVVEEGERYKFGDVNVDSQIRDFDSDSMSARLPMKNGDFYNAKAVEDTVEQLSELAGTFGYAFADVRPQFNRNKESLTMDITFILNEAPRVYVERIDVNGNTLSQDKVIRREFRLSEGDAFNSIGVKRSANRIKSLGFFQENFEIEQKEGSAPDRIILEANVEEQPTGELQLSAGFSSIENFILSASIRQRNFRGRGQTVGASVNYSRFSRSFNLSFTEPFVFDRNISAGIDLYRRDFSSFNFTNNDRNTTFKQATTGGSLRVGVPLSEYLSLVGSYTLNLDDVSLDENQFFADLDGDGVRTCEPLIAGRFLCDAIGKRTTSLLGATLAFDNLDNRFRPTRGLSVSLTTEVAGLGGSVNYIRTRGKATRYWNVFNNFILSLSAEGGVINPYGGDEVRLTDRFFLGEPQIRGFDIRGVGPRVLRQPIIADPDSVDPNNPTGLLITDRNRIADDAIGGNAYYLGRAELEIPLGSGARELGLRPSLFMDVGALFNVEAPQLQQSPFPTGLSFQLRDNSGNPLFIGENGSSTTDTVDSNNQPLSPLNRTIDPFQEVFLGDSAAPRVTIGLGVNWNSPFGPFRIDFAHALKKEPGDDTKKFSFNVGTQF, encoded by the coding sequence ATGATTGGACAGGAAATGCGCGGCGAAACTTATTTGCCTAATAGTCGCCGATATGCGCTGGCTTTGCGCTGCGGAACAATTTTGGGCGGAGTGATGCTTGGCGCTATGCCGCTGATGGCATTTGCCCAGGACAGCGAACAACCGGGTGAGACGCAAGTGGCCGCGCCGGAAGCCCCGAGAGTCGATATAATTAAATCGCTATCGGTGATTGGCGCTCAGCGGCTCGAGCCTCTGACAATCGTCAGCTATATGTCCTTGCGCTCCGGCCAGGAATATACGCAAGCGGCAGCCGACCAAGCTTTGAAAGAGCTTTACGCGACCGAACTGTTTGCGACGGCAAGCGTGCGCAATAATGATGGAGATGTCATAATTGAGGTGGTGGAGAACCCGGTGATTAACCGGATTATCCTTGAGGGCAATAACCGGATCAAGGACGATAAGATCGTCCCTGAGATCAAGCTCGCACCGCGCCAGATTTTCACTCGTTCAAAAGTGCGCGCTGATACATCGCGGATCGTCGAATTGTACAAGCGTCAGGGTCGTTTTGCGGCCACGGTAGAGCCGAAAATCGTCGAGCTTAGCCAAAACCGCGTCGATGTGGTTTATGAAATTTCAGAAGGTCCTAAGTCCAAGGTCCGGCAGATCAACATCATCGGTAACGATGTGTTTTCCGACGGTGAGTTGCGCGGGGAAATGGTGACCAAGCAAGCGCGCTTCACCAGCTTCTTCAGTTCAAATACCAGCTATGACCCTGATCGCTTGGCTTTTGATCAACAGAAGCTTCGTCAGTTCTATCTGACTGAAGGTTACGCTGATTTCCGGGTGATATCTGCTGTCGCGGAGCTCACGCCGGACAAGGAAGACTTCATCATCACCTATGTGGTGGAAGAAGGCGAGCGGTATAAATTCGGTGACGTCAACGTCGACAGTCAAATCCGTGATTTTGACAGCGATTCAATGAGCGCGCGCCTGCCGATGAAGAACGGCGATTTCTACAACGCAAAGGCGGTCGAAGACACGGTTGAACAATTGAGCGAATTAGCCGGCACCTTCGGTTATGCTTTCGCTGATGTGAGGCCGCAGTTTAACCGTAACAAGGAATCGCTCACGATGGACATTACGTTCATCCTGAACGAGGCACCGCGCGTTTATGTTGAGCGGATTGACGTCAACGGGAACACTTTGTCGCAAGACAAGGTTATTCGCCGTGAATTCCGCCTATCGGAAGGCGACGCATTCAACTCCATCGGTGTGAAGCGATCTGCCAACCGGATAAAGTCACTCGGTTTTTTCCAAGAGAACTTTGAAATTGAGCAGAAGGAAGGCAGCGCACCAGACCGGATTATTCTGGAGGCGAATGTCGAAGAGCAGCCAACCGGTGAATTGCAGCTGTCGGCTGGTTTCTCATCGATTGAGAACTTCATTTTGTCCGCTTCGATCCGTCAGCGTAATTTCCGTGGGCGGGGCCAGACGGTAGGCGCCAGCGTCAATTATTCGCGCTTCTCTCGTTCGTTCAACCTGAGTTTCACCGAACCTTTCGTATTCGACAGGAATATCTCTGCAGGTATTGATCTTTACCGACGGGATTTCAGCAGCTTTAACTTCACGAATAATGACCGGAACACGACGTTTAAGCAGGCGACAACCGGCGGCTCGTTACGCGTTGGTGTGCCATTGTCAGAATATCTTTCATTGGTCGGCAGTTACACGCTTAATTTAGATGACGTATCGTTGGATGAAAACCAGTTCTTTGCTGATCTGGACGGTGATGGGGTCCGGACCTGTGAGCCACTGATCGCAGGTCGTTTCCTGTGCGATGCCATCGGTAAGAGGACAACCTCTCTTCTGGGTGCGACGCTTGCTTTTGACAATCTGGACAATCGTTTCAGGCCAACACGCGGCCTCAGCGTGTCCTTAACAACAGAAGTCGCGGGATTGGGCGGCTCGGTCAATTATATCCGAACGCGAGGCAAGGCGACCCGATATTGGAACGTTTTCAATAACTTCATTCTCTCGCTTTCCGCTGAAGGTGGCGTGATCAATCCTTACGGCGGTGACGAGGTACGCTTGACTGATAGGTTCTTCTTGGGAGAACCTCAAATCCGCGGATTCGATATTCGCGGGGTAGGCCCCCGTGTTCTTCGGCAACCAATTATTGCCGACCCGGACAGCGTTGATCCGAATAACCCGACAGGCTTGCTCATCACTGATCGCAACCGGATCGCAGATGATGCGATTGGCGGAAATGCGTATTACCTAGGCCGTGCAGAGCTTGAAATTCCGCTTGGGTCCGGTGCCCGTGAACTAGGATTGCGTCCTTCGCTATTTATGGACGTTGGTGCGCTGTTCAATGTCGAGGCACCGCAGCTGCAGCAAAGCCCGTTCCCAACTGGACTGTCATTTCAGCTCCGTGACAATAGCGGCAATCCACTTTTCATTGGCGAAAACGGATCGTCCACAACCGACACAGTTGATTCTAACAACCAGCCCTTGTCGCCGCTAAACCGCACGATTGATCCCTTCCAGGAGGTATTCCTTGGAGATAGTGCGGCACCACGCGTGACCATAGGTCTCGGTGTGAATTGGAATTCACCATTTGGTCCATTCCGGATCGACTTTGCTCACGCGCTTAAGAAAGAGCCGGGCGACGATACAAAGAAATTCTCGTTTAACGTAGGAACGCAATTCTAA